The Pseudomonas sp. SCA2728.1_7 DNA segment TAAGCTCTGCCTGCCTGTCGAATGATCGACAAACGCTATGGAGAGCCAATACCTTGAACACCCTGACAACCGACAAACTCATTCGTTACAGCAAAGTCATATTAATGGCTTACATCAGCTTCTTTGGCGTGCTTGTAATGATCCACAATTTCACCGATTACAATTCAAACTACACCTACGTGGCTCATATCCTGAGTATGGACACCACCACCGCCAGTGAATCCATCAAGTACCGAGCCATTGAATCACCGATGATTCATCACCGGATCTACTGGTTCATCATCACGCTGGAAGTCACGTATACCGTCCTGTGCCTGATAGGCACTTATCAGTTATATCGCCACATCGATGCTTCCGCAGAAGTATTCCACGAGGCAAAAAAGTTCTCGATCATGGGCATATTGGCAGCCATTTTCATTTATTACGTGTGCCTGCAAACCGTGGGTGTGGAATGGTTTGACATGGACACTTCGCAATCTTGGAATGCCAAGGATTGGGCGCGACATATCGTTGACTTCATCTTCCCGGTAATGATTTACATCACATTGAAAGTCGAGCGCTGAAGTTCAGCGCTCGTTTATTTCAAGCCAACTTTCCCTGTACCGGCGCCACCACCGCTTTCGGTTTACGAAACACCAGCACGTTGCCCAGCATCACTAACACCAGACCGACCAGCGCCGGCGCTGTCCACTGATAACCTTCAGCAAATGCCGAGACGTTCAGCGCCACAACCGGGAACAGCACGGTGCAGTAAGCCGCGCGCTCCGGGCCCATGCGTCCGACCAGCGTCAGATACGCAGTGAAACCGATCACTGAACCCGGGATTACCAGATACAGCAGCGCACCGACGTAACGCGGGCTCCAATCCATGTCGAACGGAATGCCCTTGACCAGGCACCACACCGACAACATCGCCGCCCCATAGGCCATGCCCCAGGCGTTGGTAGTCAGCGGTCTGAGTCCGGCCTTCTGCTGCAGACTCGAAAGCATGTTGCCCGCCGAGAAACACAAGGTGCCGCACAACGCCAGGCCCAGACCGAGCAAGGTTTGCGGGCTGGCCTGATGCCCGGCCAATTCCGGCCAGAACAACATGCCCAACCCAAACAACCCAAGCGCACCGCCCATCAGCACATTGCGTGCGATGCGCTGGCCAAAGAACACTCGCGCATTCAGCGCGTTCCACAACGTCGCAGTAGAGAACACCACTGCAACCAGACCGCTGGGGATCCACTGACTGGCGGTCAGGAAGCACATGAAGTTGACGCAGAACAGACACAACCCCTGCGCCACGCAGATCAAATGCCCACGGCGGTTCATCGGTTGCAGGCGCCGGCTGAGCAGCAACAGCACAAACAGCACCAACGCGGCGAGGCCGAAGCGATAGACGATCGACACCGGAATTGCCACCAGGCCCAGTTGCCATTTCAGGGCAATCCACGTGGTGCCCCAGATCAGCACGGTCAGCAAATACAACGACAGGTTCATGGCACACACTCCTCGATAGGCCTTGAGTGTCTGCCCGGGCGGGCGTTGCGCGCTTGCAGATTCTTGCGCTTTTGTCTGGCGGGAGGCTGGCAGCGCGGCGCCCACGGAGTAGGATGCAAGGCGTTGAAGAGAACCGACCATGGCCGCCATCGATACCCTGCAAGTCTTTCAAGCGTTAAACAGCTCGCCGAACGCACGCCTTGTGCACAGCGCCGAGCTCGGTGACGGCTTGTCTGCCGCTTTGTGGACCAACCACCACGATGCGCAGGATTATGAAGCGCCGAGCCACCACACCCTGTCCTGCTATATCGCCGGTGGTACCGGCACATTCCGTCGCGATCAACCCGGTCAAAAAGGCGGGCCGGACAAGCTGTGCATCCTGCCGGCCGATCACGAGTCAGGCTGGGTGATCAACGGCGATATTCGCTTGGCGCACCTGTATTTCAGCGCCGAACAATTTGCCCTCGGTTGCGTCACGCTGCTGGATCGCGAACCCCGTGAGATGCAATTGCGCGAGCAGACCTTCCTCGAAGACCCACAACAGGCACAACGCTTCCGGCAGTTGCTGACGCTGAATTGGGACGAGCCAGCCGAGCGTCTGCTAACCAGCAGCCTCGCCCATGAATTGATCAGCCACACTTTGCTCAGTCAGGTCGGCGCACGTCAGGGTTTGCGTTTGAAGGGCGGGCTCGCACCGCATCAGCGTCGGCAATTGGTGGAGTTCATCGACACTCAGTTGGCCGAGCCGATTAGCCTGGGGCAACTGGCCGGGTTGTGCGCGCTGTCGGAATA contains these protein-coding regions:
- a CDS encoding DUF2165 domain-containing protein translates to MNTLTTDKLIRYSKVILMAYISFFGVLVMIHNFTDYNSNYTYVAHILSMDTTTASESIKYRAIESPMIHHRIYWFIITLEVTYTVLCLIGTYQLYRHIDASAEVFHEAKKFSIMGILAAIFIYYVCLQTVGVEWFDMDTSQSWNAKDWARHIVDFIFPVMIYITLKVER
- a CDS encoding DMT family transporter → MNLSLYLLTVLIWGTTWIALKWQLGLVAIPVSIVYRFGLAALVLFVLLLLSRRLQPMNRRGHLICVAQGLCLFCVNFMCFLTASQWIPSGLVAVVFSTATLWNALNARVFFGQRIARNVLMGGALGLFGLGMLFWPELAGHQASPQTLLGLGLALCGTLCFSAGNMLSSLQQKAGLRPLTTNAWGMAYGAAMLSVWCLVKGIPFDMDWSPRYVGALLYLVIPGSVIGFTAYLTLVGRMGPERAAYCTVLFPVVALNVSAFAEGYQWTAPALVGLVLVMLGNVLVFRKPKAVVAPVQGKLA
- a CDS encoding AraC family transcriptional regulator, whose product is MAAIDTLQVFQALNSSPNARLVHSAELGDGLSAALWTNHHDAQDYEAPSHHTLSCYIAGGTGTFRRDQPGQKGGPDKLCILPADHESGWVINGDIRLAHLYFSAEQFALGCVTLLDREPREMQLREQTFLEDPQQAQRFRQLLTLNWDEPAERLLTSSLAHELISHTLLSQVGARQGLRLKGGLAPHQRRQLVEFIDTQLAEPISLGQLAGLCALSEYHFARMFRTSFGLPPHQYVLARRLSRARELLRGTALPLGEIALSCGFASASHFTNRFKQVLGGTPGEYRQAFLR